The following proteins are co-located in the Pomacea canaliculata isolate SZHN2017 linkage group LG8, ASM307304v1, whole genome shotgun sequence genome:
- the LOC112570741 gene encoding uncharacterized protein LOC112570741 — MRKGMKKDVSSSKHKADQGQVSLINHDQTLVIQKTLDKVTKERDDLSKRLEEAHKEVEILKSKLCVVTEKVINSVKPCNFAVDKGQDLANIPEQDIVHLIETFSLREKNRPLEERIEELETRITLVDTELGKMLHLKSSIEEALYNLSSCRDLEVLQQGVRRLWFQSCSTKLFVERNKTPSKTSCIGDSEMKHSHSNGVTMSAHINLETVEVPEPARKLPADTHIKDMQVDLREVIVRELSLFKRNGADWRTFAVRVGIPETLIVQWQQMKQLQPMRSVLGVWAASPGATVRMLHRHLVSPQMRCVVLTKRISDYYEVD; from the exons ATGCGGAAAGGGATGAAAAAGGATGTTTCATCCAGTAAACATAAAGCAGATCAAGGACAAGTAAGCCTGATAAATCATGATCAGACACTTGTCATACAAAAGACACTGGATAAAGtcacaaaagaaagagatgatTTAAGCAAAAGACTTGAAGAAGCACACAAAGAAGTGGAAATTCTGAAATCCAAACTATGTGTGGTGActgaaaaagtaataaactcTGTCAAGCCCTGCAATTTTGCTGTGGACAAGGGCCAAGACTTAGCTAACATACCAGAGCAAGACATAGTTCATCTGATTGAGACCTTCTCCTTAAGGGAGAAAAATAGGCCTCTTGAAGAAAGGATAGAGGAGCTGGAAACACGAATCACATTGGTGGACACTGAGCTGGGGAAAATGCTGCACCTCAAGTCTAGCATAGAGGAGGCCTTGTACAATCTGAGCTCCTGCCGGGACCTGGAAGTCTTGCAACAAGGAGTGCGTCGTCTCTGGTTTCAAAGCT GCTCCACAAAgttgtttgttgaaagaaacaaaacaccaaGCAAAACAAGCTGTATAGGAGACTCGGAAATGAAGCATAGCCACAGCAATGGAGTGACAATGTCAGCCCACATCAATCTGGAAACTGTGGAAGTGCCTGAA ccTGCAAGGAAATTACCAGCAGATACCCACATCAAAGACATGCAGGTGGATCTGCGAGAGGTTATTGTCCGTGAACTCAGTCTGTTTAAAAGGAATG GAGCAGACTGGCGCACGTTTGCTGTGCGAGTGGGCATACCTGAAACCCTCATTGTGCAATGGCAGCAAATGAAACAACTACAGCCCATGCGCAGTGTACTGGGAGTCTGGGCAGCTTCCCCTGGAGCTACTGTGCGGATGTTGCATCGACATCTGGTTTCACCACAGATGAGATGTGTTGTGCTAACCAAACGCATTAGTGACTATTATGAAGTAGACTGA